A genomic region of Parambassis ranga chromosome 7, fParRan2.1, whole genome shotgun sequence contains the following coding sequences:
- the fsbp gene encoding uncharacterized protein fsbp isoform X1 — translation MRQNVTMPGKCKFQDSWLAKDIYKDWLVKDMHDIHFARCRACCKSIKLQAMGEAALTSHAGGAGHKAAVRKLLEGTGNLKLMNTAGQKNRVFNRADDTKEQVAICFQRVALDRITGRDWSGPHHSPDTKLTSQNAELQDVTFPAAFFTAPGCAVQDISSFSTDTTTQQQQRALSVEQQQHQMKLLEWKNRMKLLTLEQELVREKRRAVKQKERAFRMKKAYYKAKLKRLGEDILPPSSSSDEEEKTHDPTG, via the exons ATGCGACAAAACGTAACTATGCCTGGAAAATGTAAATTCCAAGACTCCTGGCTCGCAAAGGATATTTACAAGGACTGGCTCGTGAAGGATATGCATGACATCCACTTCGCCCGATGCAGGGCCTGTTGTAAATCTATTAAACTTCAGGCCATGGGCGAGGCAGCTTTGACCAGCCATGCAGGGGGAGCTGGTCACAAGGCAGCGGTCCGTAAACTCCTGGAAGGTACCG GTAATTTGAAGTTGATGAATACAGCTGGGCAGAAGAACAGAGTGTTCAATCGG GCAGACGACACCAAGGAGCAAGTGGCCATCTGTTTCCAGCGTGTGGCCTTGGACAGGATAACAGGCAGAGACTGGTCAGGTCCTCACCACAGCCCTGATACAAAGCTCACCTCTCagaatgcagagctgcaggatgtGACATTTCCTGCTGCTTTCTTCACAGCCCCAG GCTGTGCGGTGCAGGACATCAGCAGCTTCTCTACAGACACCacgacacagcagcagcagagggcgctgtctgtggaacaacagcagcaccaaATGAAGCTCCTAGAGTGGAAGAACAGGATGAAGCTGCTGACATTGGAGCAGGAGCTAGttagggagaagaggagagcagTGAAGCAGAAGGAGAGAGCCTTCAGGATGAAGAAAGCCTATTACAAGGCCAAGCTAAAAAGGTTGGGTGAGGACATTTTACCGCCTTCCTCCAGCAGTGACGAAGAGGAGAAAACACATGATCCGACTGGCTGA
- the xpc gene encoding DNA repair protein complementing XP-C cells, which translates to MAKRRDCAETPAVSKKLKQVLKAKSSGGKAAAKKKGAGDDDTEKEEKLKRKVHPKPRKSSKAAAGNTASLQSDTSTAVTTSKYFQSPPKEEPESEDDFDMVTSPRRLVKVNAKKPEKEEEDSEEDFDMVTSPRRLVKVNIKKPEEEEEEEAGDSEEDEDDWEEVEELSEPLGPGDPPEPLLPSQPVEIEIETPEVRKKQKAQAEFETYLRRMMNRYKKDLLMDTHKVHLMCLIASGMFHNSLCSEQDLLAVTLSLLPAHFSTISKERVDQNYLCGLLKWFRTTFTLNPSLPCEERPDPRALLERRLASLSARNHKELTHLFLLILRSLQLFCRLVLSLQPVPFKPPSGKGKGAGRSTGVLEEGHASQETSKTNSSEPKVSPGTKRPAAGGDVKGGRGGGGKKAKKKETKGKPEEEAERATQTGGHRRKLQKRCSVSSKVCYKETDSEEDGEGEGIHDDEEYQVTSEEDTEEAESEAKTTKSNKGKGKSNNKKTASERRRSGGGKKTVKDEDRQWEEEEEEGMSSNRTKRRSGVKKEGPGADEWLEVYLEKTSSWICVDVDHGVGMPHLCVQSATAPLTYVVSVDGDGSLKDLGRKYDPTWMTSTRKRRVDEDWWEETLQPFLGPEDEKDIKEDKELQNKLLSKPLPVSITEYKNHPLYALKRHLLKYEAIYPPTATVQGYCRGEPVYSRSCVHTLHSRDTWLKEARTVRLGEEPYKMVKGFSNNSRKARKTCEQKDEKDLPLFGEWQTEEYQPPIAVDGKVPCNDYGNVYLFKPCMLPVGCVHVRLPNLHRVARKLNIDTAAAVTGFDFHGGFSHPVTDGYIVCEEHEEVLRAAWLEEQEIQKQKEKEKREKRAISNWTLLVKGLIIRERLKQRYSKKNQTLESLAREDDNSGLSSDEEPAEGGSGEAKTASETLAMSWPQNRQAEVDGESGSKQKKKKRVQEKHLFPFEKM; encoded by the exons atGGCAAAGCGGAGAGACTGCGCAGAGACACCGGCCGTCTCAAAGAAACTGAAGCAAGTGCTGAAAGCGAAAAGCAGCGGAGGGAAAGCAGCAGCAAAGAAGAAAGGTGCAG GTGATgatgacacagagaaagaggaaaagctCAAGAGGAAGGTCCATCCTAAGCCACGCAAGTCttcaaaagcagcagcaggcaacACTGCTTCTCTCCAGTCTGACACCAGCACTGCTGTCACAACCAGTAAATATTTCCAGTCACCACCAAAAGAAGAGCCTGAAAGCGAGGACGACTTTGACATGGTAACTTCTCCAAGACGTCTTGTCAAAGTGAATGCCAAGAAaccagagaaagaggaggaggacagtgagGAGGACTTTGACATGGTAACTTCACCAAGACGTCTGGTGAAAGTAAACATCAAGAaaccggaggaggaggaggaggaggaggcgggggacagtgaggaagatgaggatgacTGGGAGGAAGTAGAAG agttaTCTGAGCCATTGGGACCAGGTGATCCTCCAGAACCACTCCTCCCCTCTCAACCTGTGGAGATAGAGATTGAGACTCCAGAGGTCAGAAAGAA ACAAAAGGCGCAGGCGGAGTTTGAGACGTACCTCAGAAGAATGATGAACAGATATAAGAAGGACCTGctaatggacacacacaag GTCCACCTCATGTGCCTTATAGCCAGCGGGATGTTCCACAACAGCCTGTGCAGTGAGCAGGACTTGCTGGCCGTCACCCTGTCCCTGCTGCCGGCCCACTTCAGCACAATTTCCAAAGAACGTGTTGACCAAAACTACCTCTGTGGATTGCTAAaatg gTTTAGAACAACATTCACCCTCAACCCCAGTCTTCCCTGCGAGGAGCGTCCAGACCCCCGGGCTCTCCTGGAAAGGCGGCTGGCCAGCCTCTCAGCCAGAAACCACAAGGAGTTGACTCAT CTTTTCCTGTTGATCCTGAGGTCTCTTCAGCTCTTCTGTCGATTGGTGCTTTCTTTGCAGCCAGTTCCTTTCAAACCCCCATCTGGCAAG GGAAAAGGTGCTGGAAGATCTACTGGTGTCCTAGAAGAGGGCCACGCAAGCCAAGAAACTTCCAAGACTAACTCCAGTGAGCCTAAGGTCTCTCCTGGAACAAAGAGACCAGCTGCAGGAGGGGATGtcaagggaggaagaggaggaggaggaaagaaggcAAAGAAGAAAGAAACGAAGGGTAAGcctgaggaggaagcagagagggcTACACAGACAGGAGGGCACAGACGCAAGCTCCAAAAACGCTGCAGTGTTTCCTCAAAGGTCTGCTACAAGGAGACTGACAGTGAAGAAGATGGCGAGGGGGAGGGAATTCATGATGACGAGGAGTATCAGGTGACCAGTGAAGAGGACAcggaggaggcagagagtgaGGCAAAAACTACAAAGAGCAACAAGGGGAAAGGAAagagcaacaacaaaaagactgcttcagagaggaggaggagtggtggagggaaaaagacagtgaaggatgaggacagacagtgggaggaggaggaggaagagggtatGAGCAGCAAcagaacaaagaggaggagtGGGGTAAAGAAGGAGGGGCCTGGAGCAGATGAATGGTTGGAGGTATATCTAGAGAAAACGTCTTCCTGGATTTGTGTAGATGTGGATCACGGTGTTGGGATGCCTCATCTCTGCGTCCAGAGTGCAACTGCACCACTGACGTATGTGGTGTCAGTGGACGGGGATGGGTCTCTGAAGGACCTAGGAAGGAAGTACGATCCTACCTGGATGACATCAACCAGGAAGAGGCGTGTAGATGAGGACTGGTGGGAAGAAACACTTCAGCCATTCTTGGGACCTGAAGATGAGAAAGACATAAAGGAGGATAAGGAG CTTCAGAATAAGCTTCTGAGCAAACCCCTGCCAGTCTCAATAACCGAGTACAAGAACCACCCGCTGTACGCCTTAAAGAGACACCTGCTCAAGTATGAAGCCATCTATCCTCCCACGGCCACTGTCCAGGGCTACTGCAGAGGAGAGCCAGTATACTCTAG GAGTTGTGTGCACACCCTTCACTCCAGAGACACCTGGCTGAAAGAGGCACGGACTGTCCGACTAGGAGAGGAGCCATACAAG atggTGAAGGGCTTCTCTAATAATTCCCGTAAAGCCAGGAAGACGTGCGAGCAAAAGGATGAAAAGGACCTGCCTCTGTTTGGAGAATGGCAAACTGAAGAGTACCAACCACCTATAGCTGTCGATGGGAAG GTTCCCTGTAACGACTATGGAAACGTCTACCTATTTAAACCCTGTATGTTACCAGTGGGCTGTGTTCATGTCAGGCTGCCCAACCTGCACCGCGTAGCCAGGAAGCTGAACATTGatactgcagctgcagtcacaggGTTTGACTTCCATGGAGGATTCTCACATCCTGT gACTGATGGTTACATTGTGTGTGAGGAGCATGAGGAGGTCCTCAGAGCTGCGTGGCTGGAGGAGCAAGAGATTcagaaacagaaggagaaagag aaaagagaaaagagggcAATCTCCAACTGGACTCTGCTGGTTAAGGGACTAATCATCAGAGAGCGGCTCAAGCAGCGCTACAGCAAGAAGAACCAGACTTTAGAGAGCCTTGCTCGTGAAGATGACAACTCTGGGCTTTCATCTGATGAGGAGCCGGCTGAGGGTGGAAGTGGGGAGGCTAAGACAGCATCTGAGACTCTGGCAATGTCCTGGCCCCAAAACAGACAAGCAGAAGTGGACGGTGAGAGTGGAagcaaacagaagaagaagaagagggttcAAGAGAAGCATTTATTCCCCTTTGAGAAAATGTGA
- the fsbp gene encoding uncharacterized protein fsbp isoform X2 codes for MRQNVTMPGKCKFQDSWLAKDIYKDWLVKDMHDIHFARCRACCKSIKLQAMGEAALTSHAGGAGHKAAVRKLLEGNLKLMNTAGQKNRVFNRADDTKEQVAICFQRVALDRITGRDWSGPHHSPDTKLTSQNAELQDVTFPAAFFTAPGCAVQDISSFSTDTTTQQQQRALSVEQQQHQMKLLEWKNRMKLLTLEQELVREKRRAVKQKERAFRMKKAYYKAKLKRLGEDILPPSSSSDEEEKTHDPTG; via the exons ATGCGACAAAACGTAACTATGCCTGGAAAATGTAAATTCCAAGACTCCTGGCTCGCAAAGGATATTTACAAGGACTGGCTCGTGAAGGATATGCATGACATCCACTTCGCCCGATGCAGGGCCTGTTGTAAATCTATTAAACTTCAGGCCATGGGCGAGGCAGCTTTGACCAGCCATGCAGGGGGAGCTGGTCACAAGGCAGCGGTCCGTAAACTCCTGGAAG GTAATTTGAAGTTGATGAATACAGCTGGGCAGAAGAACAGAGTGTTCAATCGG GCAGACGACACCAAGGAGCAAGTGGCCATCTGTTTCCAGCGTGTGGCCTTGGACAGGATAACAGGCAGAGACTGGTCAGGTCCTCACCACAGCCCTGATACAAAGCTCACCTCTCagaatgcagagctgcaggatgtGACATTTCCTGCTGCTTTCTTCACAGCCCCAG GCTGTGCGGTGCAGGACATCAGCAGCTTCTCTACAGACACCacgacacagcagcagcagagggcgctgtctgtggaacaacagcagcaccaaATGAAGCTCCTAGAGTGGAAGAACAGGATGAAGCTGCTGACATTGGAGCAGGAGCTAGttagggagaagaggagagcagTGAAGCAGAAGGAGAGAGCCTTCAGGATGAAGAAAGCCTATTACAAGGCCAAGCTAAAAAGGTTGGGTGAGGACATTTTACCGCCTTCCTCCAGCAGTGACGAAGAGGAGAAAACACATGATCCGACTGGCTGA